The Streptomyces sp. NBC_01197 genome window below encodes:
- the uvrA gene encoding excinuclease ABC subunit UvrA: protein MADRLIVRGAREHNLKNVSIDLPRDSLIVFTGLSGSGKSSLAFDTIFAEGQRRYVESLSSYARQFLGQMDKPDVDFIEGLSPAVSIDQKSTSRNPRSTVGTITEVYDYLRLLFARIGKPHCPQCGRPISRQSPQAIVDKVLELPAGSRFQVLSPLVRERKGEFVDLFSDLQTKGYSRARVDGETIQLSEPPKLKKQEKHTIEVVIDRLTVKDSAKRRLTDSVETALGLAGGMVILDFVDLPVDDPERERMYSEHLYCAYDDLSFEELEPRSFSFNSPFGACPDCTGIGTRMEVDPELIIPDEDKSLDEGAISPWSHGHTKEYFARLVGALSAELGFRTDIPWAGLPQRAKKALLYGHKTQIEVRYRNRYGRERAYTTSFEGVVPFVKRRHSEAESDSSRERFEGYMREVPCPTCEGTRLKPIVLAVTVMEKSIAEVAAMSISECADFLGRLKLNARDKKIAERVLKEVNERLRFLVDVGLDYLSLNRAAGTLSGGEAQRIRLATQIGSGLVGVLYVLDEPSIGLHQRDNHRLIETLIRLRDMGNTLIVVEHDEDTIKVADWVVDIGPGAGEHGGKVVHSGSLKDLLTNKQSLTGQYLAGKKAIPIPDLRRPVDPGRRLTVHGARENNLQDIDVPFPLGVLTAVTGVSGSGKSTLVNDILYTHLARELNGARTVPGRHTRVDGDDLVDKVVHVDQSPIGRTPRSNPATYTGVFDHVRRLFAETMEAKVRGYLPGRFSFNVKGGRCENCSGDGTIKIEMNFLPDVYVPCEVCHGARYNRETLEVHYKGKSIAEVLDMPIEEGLDFFEAVPTIARHLRTLNEVGLGYVRLGQSAPTLSGGEAQRVKLASELQKRSTGRTVYVLDEPTTGLHFEDISKLINVLSGLVDKGNTVIVIEHNLDVVKTADWVIDMGPEGGNGGGLVIAEGTPEQVAGVPASHTGKFLRDILDADRISDATPVSKAPAKKAAVKKSAAKKTAAEKAVEKAAPKKAAAKKATRTRRVS, encoded by the coding sequence GTGGCCGACCGTCTCATCGTTCGTGGCGCTCGCGAGCACAACCTCAAAAACGTCTCGATCGACCTCCCGCGTGACTCCCTGATCGTCTTCACCGGGCTCTCCGGATCGGGTAAGTCCTCCCTCGCGTTCGACACGATCTTCGCCGAGGGGCAGCGCCGCTATGTCGAGTCGCTCTCCTCGTACGCCCGGCAGTTCCTCGGGCAGATGGACAAGCCCGATGTGGACTTCATCGAGGGTCTGTCCCCCGCTGTCTCCATCGACCAGAAGTCGACCTCGCGCAACCCGCGCTCGACGGTCGGCACCATCACCGAGGTCTACGACTACCTGCGGCTGCTCTTCGCGCGCATCGGCAAGCCGCACTGCCCCCAGTGCGGCCGCCCCATCTCGCGCCAGTCCCCGCAGGCCATCGTCGACAAGGTCCTCGAACTGCCCGCGGGCAGCCGTTTCCAGGTGCTCTCGCCGCTCGTGCGGGAGCGCAAGGGCGAATTCGTCGACCTCTTCTCCGACCTGCAGACCAAGGGGTACAGCCGTGCCCGGGTGGACGGCGAGACGATCCAGCTCTCCGAGCCGCCCAAGCTGAAGAAGCAGGAGAAGCACACCATCGAGGTGGTCATCGACCGCCTCACGGTGAAGGACAGCGCCAAGCGTCGCCTCACCGACTCGGTGGAGACCGCGCTCGGGCTGGCCGGCGGCATGGTCATCCTGGACTTCGTCGATCTGCCGGTGGACGACCCCGAGCGTGAGCGGATGTACTCCGAGCACCTCTACTGCGCGTACGACGATCTGTCCTTCGAGGAGCTGGAGCCGCGCTCCTTCTCGTTCAACTCGCCCTTCGGCGCCTGCCCCGACTGCACCGGCATCGGGACGCGTATGGAGGTCGACCCCGAGCTGATCATCCCGGACGAGGACAAGTCACTCGACGAGGGTGCTATCTCGCCGTGGTCGCACGGCCACACCAAGGAGTACTTCGCCCGGCTGGTCGGCGCGCTCTCCGCAGAGCTCGGGTTCCGGACGGACATCCCCTGGGCCGGGCTGCCGCAGCGGGCCAAGAAGGCGCTGTTGTACGGCCACAAGACCCAGATCGAGGTCCGCTACCGCAACCGGTACGGGCGGGAGCGCGCCTACACGACCTCCTTCGAGGGCGTGGTGCCCTTCGTCAAGCGGCGGCACTCGGAGGCCGAGAGCGACTCCAGCAGGGAGCGCTTCGAGGGCTATATGCGCGAGGTGCCCTGCCCGACCTGTGAGGGCACCCGGCTGAAGCCGATCGTCCTCGCGGTCACCGTGATGGAGAAGTCCATCGCCGAGGTCGCCGCGATGTCGATCAGCGAGTGCGCGGACTTCCTGGGCCGGCTGAAGCTCAACGCCCGCGACAAGAAGATCGCCGAGCGGGTGCTCAAGGAGGTCAACGAACGGCTGAGGTTCCTGGTCGACGTCGGCCTCGACTACCTCTCGCTCAACCGAGCGGCGGGCACCCTCTCCGGCGGCGAGGCGCAGCGCATCAGGCTGGCCACGCAGATCGGTTCCGGTCTGGTCGGTGTGCTGTACGTGCTGGACGAGCCGTCCATCGGCCTGCACCAGCGCGACAACCACCGCCTCATCGAGACGCTCATCCGGCTGCGCGACATGGGCAACACCCTGATCGTCGTCGAGCACGACGAGGACACCATCAAGGTCGCCGACTGGGTCGTGGACATCGGCCCCGGCGCGGGTGAGCACGGCGGCAAGGTCGTGCACTCCGGGTCGCTGAAGGACCTGCTCACCAACAAGCAGTCCCTGACCGGCCAGTACCTGGCGGGCAAGAAGGCCATCCCGATCCCGGACCTGCGCAGGCCCGTGGACCCGGGGCGGCGGCTTACGGTGCACGGCGCCCGGGAGAACAACCTCCAGGACATCGACGTGCCGTTCCCGCTGGGGGTGCTGACCGCGGTCACCGGTGTCTCCGGATCCGGCAAGTCGACCCTGGTCAACGACATCCTCTACACGCACCTGGCGCGTGAGCTCAACGGCGCGCGTACGGTGCCCGGCCGGCACACCCGGGTCGACGGCGACGACCTGGTCGACAAGGTCGTTCACGTCGACCAGTCGCCCATCGGCCGTACCCCTCGGTCCAACCCGGCGACGTACACCGGGGTCTTCGACCATGTGCGCAGGCTCTTCGCCGAGACGATGGAGGCCAAGGTCCGGGGCTATCTGCCGGGGCGCTTCTCCTTCAACGTCAAGGGCGGCCGCTGCGAGAACTGCTCGGGCGACGGCACCATCAAGATCGAGATGAACTTCCTCCCGGATGTGTACGTCCCGTGCGAGGTCTGCCACGGGGCGCGCTACAACCGGGAGACCCTTGAGGTCCACTACAAGGGCAAGTCCATCGCCGAGGTCCTGGACATGCCGATCGAGGAGGGCCTGGACTTCTTCGAGGCCGTCCCGACCATCGCCCGTCATCTGCGCACGCTCAACGAGGTGGGCCTCGGCTACGTCAGGCTCGGGCAGTCCGCGCCGACGCTGTCGGGCGGTGAGGCACAGCGGGTGAAGCTGGCGAGCGAGCTCCAGAAGCGCTCCACCGGCCGCACCGTCTATGTCCTGGACGAGCCGACGACCGGCCTCCACTTCGAGGACATCAGCAAGCTGATCAACGTGCTGTCGGGCCTGGTCGACAAGGGCAACACAGTAATCGTCATCGAGCACAACCTGGATGTCGTCAAGACCGCGGACTGGGTCATCGACATGGGGCCCGAAGGTGGCAACGGCGGCGGCCTGGTCATCGCCGAGGGCACTCCGGAGCAGGTCGCAGGGGTCCCGGCCAGCCACACCGGGAAGTTCCTCCGGGACATCCTGGACGCCGACCGGATCAGCGACGCGACTCCGGTCAGCAAGGCGCCGGCGAAGAAGGCAGCAGTGAAGAAGTCAGCGGCCAAGAAGACGGCAGCGGAGAAGGCGGTGGAGAAGGCGGCGCCGAAGAAGGCAGCCGCGAAGAAGGCGACGCGTACACGCCGGGTTTCGTGA
- a CDS encoding carbohydrate kinase family protein produces MITVAGESLIDLVPQNAAAPGEPLPALLPRLGGGPYNTAVALGRLGAQVSFCSRVSTDGFGEALLGGLRAAGVDLSLVQRGPEPTTLAVAALSDDGSAGYGFYAEGSADRLFELPEQLPSEVRALSLGTCSLVLEPGASAYEALLRRESARGVFTLLDPNIRAGLIQDGDAYRKRFQGWLPHVTLLKLSEEDAQWLGGTPEEWLAAGPQAVVVTHGGDGLTVRTRSGGEYAVPGAAVDVVDTIGAGDTVNAALLHGLAERDALSAGATGALSGDDWAQVLGFAARAAAVTCSRTGAQPPYARELA; encoded by the coding sequence GTGATCACCGTCGCCGGAGAGTCCCTGATCGACCTGGTGCCGCAGAACGCCGCCGCGCCCGGTGAACCGCTGCCCGCCCTGCTGCCGCGGCTGGGCGGCGGGCCCTACAACACGGCCGTCGCCCTGGGGCGCCTCGGTGCCCAGGTGAGCTTCTGTTCGCGAGTGTCCACCGACGGCTTCGGCGAGGCACTGCTCGGCGGGCTGCGGGCGGCCGGAGTGGACCTTTCCCTGGTGCAGCGCGGCCCGGAGCCGACCACGCTGGCGGTGGCGGCACTCAGCGACGACGGCTCCGCCGGATACGGCTTCTACGCCGAGGGCAGCGCGGACCGGCTATTCGAACTCCCGGAGCAACTGCCTTCCGAGGTACGGGCGTTGTCGCTTGGTACCTGTTCACTGGTCCTCGAACCGGGTGCGAGTGCGTACGAGGCACTGCTGCGGCGGGAATCGGCGCGCGGGGTGTTCACCCTGCTCGACCCGAACATCAGGGCAGGACTGATCCAGGACGGGGACGCCTACCGGAAGCGGTTCCAGGGCTGGCTGCCCCATGTCACCCTCCTGAAGCTGTCGGAGGAGGACGCCCAGTGGCTCGGCGGCACCCCGGAGGAGTGGCTGGCCGCGGGGCCGCAGGCGGTGGTGGTGACGCACGGCGGCGATGGCCTGACCGTACGGACCAGGTCGGGCGGCGAGTACGCGGTCCCCGGTGCGGCGGTCGATGTGGTGGACACGATCGGCGCGGGTGACACGGTCAACGCGGCGCTGCTGCACGGCCTCGCGGAGCGGGACGCGCTGTCGGCGGGGGCGACGGGCGCGCTGTCCGGCGACGACTGGGCCCAGGTCCTGGGCTTCGCGGCCCGGGCGGCCGCGGTGACCTGCTCACGTACGGGCGCCCAGCCGCCGTACGCGCGGGAGCTGGCCTAG
- a CDS encoding Rieske (2Fe-2S) protein: protein MTGLPPARRSVLMGAALAGAAGLGLTACSGGGGGTSSGPDKPVDLGAADAVPVGGVKYYRDQFLIVSRPSADEYKALWSRCTHQNCPLQKIEGKVGICPCHGSRFDVTSGKVLQGPAGRPLADVPVKVVGGKLIAGPDEKA, encoded by the coding sequence ATGACCGGTCTGCCCCCCGCCCGTCGTTCCGTCCTCATGGGAGCCGCCCTGGCGGGCGCCGCGGGGCTCGGGCTCACCGCCTGCTCCGGCGGGGGCGGTGGCACCTCGTCGGGGCCGGACAAGCCCGTCGACCTCGGAGCGGCGGACGCCGTGCCGGTCGGCGGGGTCAAGTACTACCGGGACCAGTTCCTGATCGTGAGCCGGCCGAGCGCCGACGAGTACAAGGCGCTCTGGTCGCGGTGCACCCACCAGAACTGCCCCCTGCAGAAGATCGAGGGCAAGGTGGGCATCTGCCCCTGCCACGGCAGCCGGTTCGACGTCACGAGCGGCAAGGTGCTGCAGGGCCCGGCCGGCCGCCCGCTCGCGGACGTGCCGGTCAAGGTGGTGGGCGGAAAGCTCATCGCGGGCCCCGACGAGAAGGCCTGA
- the uvrC gene encoding excinuclease ABC subunit UvrC yields the protein MADPSSYRPKPGQIPDSPGVYKFRDEHRRVIYVGKAKSLRPRLSSYFQDLANLHPRTRTMVTTAASVEWTVVSTEVEALQLEYSWIKEFDPRFNVKYRDDKSYPSLAVTMNEEFPRVQVMRGPKKKGVRYFGPYGHAWAIRETVDLMLRVFPVRTCSAGVFKRSAQIGRPCLLGYIGKCSAPCVGRVTPEEHRELAEEFCDFMAGRTGTYIRRIEQEMRDAAEEMEYEKAARLRDDIEALKRALEKNAVVFNDATDADLIAVAEDELEAAVQIFHVRGGRVRGQRGWVTDKVEAVETSGLVGHALQQLYGEEKGEGVPKEVLVPALPEQADAVSQWLADRRGSHVSLRIPQRGDKKDLMATVQRNAQQALVLHKTKRASDLTTRSRALEEIAAALGLDSAPLRIECYDISHLQGDDVVASMVVFEDGLVRKGEYRRFQIKGFEGQDDVRSMHEVINRRFRRYLQEKERTGEWTEEQAAGAVEEDGRPKRFAYPPQLVVVDGGRPQVAAAKRALDELGIDDIAVCGLAKRLEEVWLPDDEDPVVLPRSSEGLYLLQRVRDEAHRFAITYQRAKRAKRFKAGPLDSVAGLGDTRKQALIKHFGSVKKLKQATIEQICEVPGIGRRTAESVAVALARTAPAAPAVNTATGEIIEDHRETEDHGETEDHGEDDGGDTDE from the coding sequence ATGGCAGACCCCTCCAGTTACCGCCCCAAGCCGGGACAGATCCCCGACTCCCCGGGGGTCTACAAATTCCGCGACGAGCACCGCCGGGTGATCTACGTCGGGAAAGCGAAGAGCCTGCGCCCACGCCTGTCCTCGTACTTCCAGGACCTGGCCAATCTCCACCCGCGCACCCGCACGATGGTCACCACGGCCGCCTCCGTGGAGTGGACGGTGGTCTCCACCGAGGTCGAGGCGCTCCAGCTCGAATACTCCTGGATCAAGGAATTCGACCCCCGTTTCAACGTCAAGTACCGCGACGACAAGAGCTATCCGTCCCTCGCGGTGACGATGAACGAGGAGTTCCCCCGGGTGCAGGTGATGCGTGGTCCCAAGAAGAAGGGCGTGCGCTACTTCGGCCCCTACGGCCACGCCTGGGCCATCCGCGAGACCGTCGACCTGATGCTCCGGGTCTTCCCCGTACGCACCTGCTCCGCCGGGGTGTTCAAACGATCCGCGCAGATCGGCCGTCCCTGCCTCCTCGGCTACATCGGCAAGTGCTCGGCGCCCTGCGTGGGCCGCGTCACCCCCGAGGAGCACCGCGAACTCGCCGAGGAGTTCTGCGACTTCATGGCCGGCCGCACCGGCACGTACATACGCCGTATCGAGCAGGAGATGCGGGACGCGGCGGAGGAGATGGAGTACGAGAAGGCCGCCAGGCTCCGCGACGACATAGAGGCGCTCAAGCGCGCCCTGGAGAAGAACGCGGTGGTCTTCAACGACGCCACCGACGCCGACCTGATCGCGGTCGCCGAGGACGAGCTGGAGGCGGCCGTCCAGATCTTCCACGTCCGGGGCGGCCGGGTCCGCGGCCAGCGCGGCTGGGTGACCGACAAGGTCGAGGCCGTGGAGACCTCCGGCCTCGTCGGGCACGCGCTCCAGCAGCTGTACGGCGAGGAGAAGGGCGAGGGCGTGCCCAAGGAGGTGCTGGTCCCGGCCCTCCCGGAGCAGGCCGACGCCGTCTCCCAGTGGCTCGCGGACCGCCGCGGTTCGCATGTCTCGCTGCGTATCCCGCAGCGCGGCGACAAGAAGGACCTGATGGCGACCGTCCAGCGCAACGCCCAGCAGGCGCTGGTGCTGCACAAGACGAAGCGCGCTTCCGACCTCACCACCCGTTCCCGGGCCCTGGAGGAGATCGCCGCCGCGCTCGGTCTCGACAGCGCGCCGCTGCGGATCGAGTGCTACGACATCTCGCACCTCCAGGGCGACGACGTGGTGGCCTCGATGGTGGTCTTCGAGGACGGTCTGGTCCGCAAGGGCGAGTACCGCCGCTTCCAGATCAAGGGGTTCGAGGGCCAGGACGACGTCCGGTCCATGCACGAGGTGATCAACCGGCGCTTCCGGCGGTACCTCCAGGAGAAGGAGCGGACGGGGGAGTGGACCGAGGAGCAGGCCGCCGGGGCCGTCGAGGAGGACGGCCGCCCCAAGCGGTTCGCGTACCCGCCCCAGCTGGTGGTGGTCGACGGCGGCCGGCCCCAGGTGGCGGCCGCGAAGCGCGCTCTCGACGAGCTGGGCATCGACGACATCGCGGTCTGCGGTCTCGCCAAGCGGCTGGAGGAGGTATGGCTGCCCGATGACGAGGACCCGGTGGTCCTGCCCCGGTCCAGCGAGGGGCTCTACCTCCTCCAGCGGGTGCGTGACGAAGCCCACCGCTTCGCCATCACCTATCAGCGCGCCAAGCGGGCCAAGCGCTTCAAGGCGGGGCCGCTCGACTCCGTCGCCGGTCTGGGCGACACCAGGAAACAGGCCCTGATCAAGCACTTCGGCTCGGTCAAGAAGCTGAAACAGGCCACAATCGAGCAGATCTGCGAAGTGCCCGGGATAGGCCGCAGGACGGCCGAGTCGGTGGCCGTGGCGCTCGCACGGACGGCCCCGGCCGCCCCTGCCGTGAACACGGCAACAGGAGAGATCATTGAAGACCACCGGGAAACCGAAGACCACGGGGAAACCGAAGACCACGGGGAAGACGACGGGGGCGACACAGATGAGTGA
- the rapZ gene encoding RNase adapter RapZ has protein sequence MSDEQERDGADVSTGSAGTGTPAETTDAAIPELVIISGMSGAGRSTAAKCLEDLGWFVVDNLPPALIPTMVELGARSQGNVARIAVVVDVRGRRFFDNLRQSLADLAAKQVTRRIVFLESSDDALVRRFESVRRPHPLQGDGRITDGIAAERDLLRELRGDADLVIDTSSLNVHELRAKMDAQFAGDEEPELRATVMSFGYKYGLPVDADLVVDCRFLPNPHWVPELRPFTGLNEEVSAYVFNQPGAKEFLNQYSELLQIIATGYRREGKRYVTIAVGCTGGKHRSVAMSEKLAARLASEGIETVLVHRDMGRE, from the coding sequence ATGAGTGACGAGCAGGAACGGGACGGAGCAGACGTGAGTACGGGCAGTGCGGGCACGGGCACACCGGCCGAGACCACGGACGCAGCCATTCCGGAGCTGGTGATCATCTCCGGGATGTCCGGCGCCGGACGCTCCACCGCGGCGAAGTGTCTGGAGGACCTGGGCTGGTTCGTCGTCGACAACCTCCCGCCCGCGCTGATCCCCACCATGGTGGAGCTCGGCGCCCGCTCACAGGGCAACGTGGCCCGTATCGCCGTTGTCGTCGACGTACGCGGCCGCCGGTTCTTCGACAATCTGCGCCAGTCCCTCGCGGACCTGGCCGCCAAGCAGGTCACCCGGCGGATCGTCTTCCTCGAGTCGTCCGACGACGCGCTGGTGCGCCGCTTCGAATCGGTCCGCAGACCGCACCCGCTCCAGGGGGACGGCCGGATCACCGACGGCATCGCCGCCGAGCGTGACCTGCTGCGCGAGCTGCGCGGCGACGCCGACCTGGTGATCGACACCTCCAGCCTCAACGTGCACGAACTGCGGGCCAAGATGGACGCCCAGTTCGCCGGCGACGAGGAGCCCGAGCTGCGGGCGACCGTGATGTCCTTCGGCTACAAGTACGGGCTCCCCGTCGACGCGGACCTCGTCGTCGACTGCCGGTTCCTGCCCAATCCGCACTGGGTCCCCGAGCTCCGCCCCTTCACCGGCCTCAACGAGGAGGTGTCCGCGTACGTCTTCAACCAGCCGGGCGCCAAGGAGTTCCTCAACCAGTACAGCGAGCTGCTCCAGATCATCGCCACCGGCTACCGCCGGGAGGGCAAGCGGTACGTGACCATCGCCGTCGGCTGTACCGGCGGCAAGCACCGCTCGGTGGCGATGTCCGAGAAGCTCGCCGCCCGGCTGGCGTCGGAAGGGATCGAGACGGTGCTCGTGCACCGGGACATGGGGCGCGAGTGA
- a CDS encoding gluconeogenesis factor YvcK family protein produces MTGRSTAKLRRVRLVPGRIRRGTQPKVVALGGGRGLSASLAALRRITGDLTAVVTVADDGGSSGRLREELGVLPPGDLRKALAALCGDDDWGQTWARVIQHRFQSKGELHEHAVGNLLIVALWEQLGDHVQALDLVGKLLGAHGRVLPMSAVPLELQALVRGHDPARPDDVDTVRGQATVALTPGEVQSVHLVPNDPPAVPEAVAAVLDADWVVLGPGSWFSSVIPHLLVPELLDALVETKARKVLSLNLAPQPGETDGFSPQRHLEVLARHAPKLALDVVLADEAAVPDRASLAEAAKGLGAAVELAPVASPDGSPTHDRELLAAAYDRIFRMHGRIGPWR; encoded by the coding sequence GTGACAGGCCGCAGCACCGCCAAGCTGCGGCGCGTACGGCTGGTACCGGGCCGGATCAGGCGCGGTACCCAGCCGAAGGTCGTCGCACTGGGCGGCGGGAGGGGGCTCTCCGCCTCGCTCGCCGCGCTGCGCCGCATCACCGGGGATCTGACCGCCGTGGTCACGGTCGCCGACGACGGCGGCTCCAGCGGCCGGCTCCGTGAGGAGCTGGGCGTGCTGCCGCCCGGCGACCTGCGCAAGGCGCTCGCCGCGCTCTGCGGGGACGACGACTGGGGGCAGACCTGGGCCCGCGTGATCCAGCACCGCTTCCAGTCCAAGGGCGAACTGCACGAGCACGCGGTCGGCAATCTGCTGATCGTCGCCCTGTGGGAGCAGCTCGGCGACCATGTGCAGGCCCTGGACCTGGTCGGCAAGCTGCTCGGCGCGCACGGCAGGGTGCTGCCGATGTCCGCGGTGCCGCTGGAGCTCCAGGCGCTGGTCCGCGGCCACGACCCGGCCCGCCCGGACGACGTCGACACGGTCCGCGGCCAGGCCACGGTTGCCCTCACCCCCGGCGAGGTGCAGTCCGTGCACCTGGTGCCGAACGACCCGCCGGCCGTCCCGGAGGCCGTCGCCGCGGTCCTCGACGCGGACTGGGTGGTCCTCGGCCCCGGCTCCTGGTTCTCCTCCGTGATCCCGCACCTGCTGGTGCCCGAACTGCTCGACGCGCTGGTCGAGACGAAGGCGCGCAAGGTGCTCTCGCTCAATCTCGCGCCGCAACCCGGTGAAACCGATGGCTTCTCACCGCAGCGTCATTTGGAGGTTTTGGCCCGACACGCCCCTAAACTCGCCCTGGACGTGGTGCTTGCCGACGAGGCCGCCGTGCCCGACCGCGCGAGTCTCGCCGAAGCCGCCAAAGGGCTCGGCGCGGCGGTCGAGCTGGCGCCCGTGGCCTCGCCCGACGGCTCCCCTACCCACGACAGGGAGCTGCTGGCCGCCGCGTACGACCGTATTTTTCGGATGCATGGAAGGATCGGCCCATGGCGATGA
- the whiA gene encoding DNA-binding protein WhiA, producing the protein MAMTAAVKDEVSRLPVTRTCCRKAEVSAILRFAGGLHLVSGRIVIEAELDTAMAARRLKRDILEIFGHNSELIVMAPGGLRRGSRYVVRVVAGGDQLARQTGLVDGRGRPIRGLPPQVVSGATCDAEAAWRGAFLAHGSLTEPGRSSSLEVTCPGPEAALALVGAARRLQIASKAREVRGVDRVVVRDGDAIGALLTRLGAHESVLAWEERRMRREVRATANRLANFDDANLRRSARAAVAAGARVGRALEILADEVPEHLAAAGRLRMEHKQASLEELGALADPPLTKDAVAGRIRRLLAMADKRAQDLGIPGTESTLSEEMDDSLVG; encoded by the coding sequence ATGGCGATGACGGCAGCGGTGAAGGACGAAGTCTCCCGGCTCCCCGTCACCCGGACCTGCTGCAGGAAGGCGGAGGTTTCGGCGATTCTTCGGTTCGCCGGCGGGCTGCACCTGGTGAGCGGACGGATTGTGATCGAGGCGGAACTGGACACCGCCATGGCGGCGCGCAGGCTCAAGCGGGACATCCTGGAGATCTTCGGGCACAACTCGGAACTGATCGTGATGGCCCCCGGCGGGCTGCGCAGAGGCAGCCGCTATGTCGTACGGGTCGTGGCGGGCGGCGATCAGCTGGCACGCCAGACCGGCCTGGTGGACGGCCGCGGCCGCCCCATCCGCGGGCTGCCCCCGCAGGTGGTCTCGGGGGCCACCTGTGACGCCGAGGCGGCCTGGCGCGGGGCCTTCCTCGCGCACGGCTCGCTCACCGAGCCGGGCCGCTCCTCATCGCTCGAGGTGACCTGCCCCGGGCCCGAGGCGGCGCTGGCCCTGGTGGGCGCGGCGCGCAGGCTGCAGATCGCCTCCAAGGCCCGTGAGGTCCGCGGTGTGGACCGGGTCGTCGTCCGGGACGGGGACGCGATCGGCGCCCTGCTCACCCGGCTCGGCGCGCACGAGTCCGTCCTGGCGTGGGAGGAGCGGCGGATGCGCCGTGAGGTCCGCGCCACCGCCAACCGCCTCGCCAACTTCGACGACGCCAACCTCCGCCGCTCGGCACGGGCCGCGGTCGCCGCCGGGGCCAGGGTGGGCCGTGCGCTGGAGATCCTCGCCGACGAGGTGCCCGAGCACCTCGCGGCGGCCGGCCGGCTGCGGATGGAGCACAAGCAGGCGTCGCTGGAGGAGCTCGGCGCGCTCGCCGACCCGCCGCTGACCAAGGACGCCGTCGCGGGCCGGATCCGCCGGCTGCTCGCCATGGCCGACAAGCGGGCGCAGGATCTGGGCATCCCCGGTACGGAGTCCACGCTGTCCGAGGAGATGGACGACAGCCTGGTCGGCTGA
- the gap gene encoding type I glyceraldehyde-3-phosphate dehydrogenase, translating into MTIRVGINGFGRIGRNYFRALLEQGADIEIVAVNDLGDTATTAHLLKYDTILGRLKAEVTHTADTITVDGHTIKVLSERNPADIPWGQLGVDIVIESTGFFTKKADAEKHIAGGAKKVLISAPAKGEDITIVMGVNQDKYDAAKHNVISNASCTTNCVAPMAKVLLENFGIVKGMMTTVHAYTNDQRILDYPHSDLRRARAAAENIIPTTTGAAKATALVIPELEGKLDGIAMRVPVPTGSVTDLVVELEREVTKDEVNAAFQKAAEGQLKGLLDYTEDPIVSSDIVNWPASCTFDSSLTMVQGKSVKVIGWYDNEWGYSNRLVDLTVFVGNQL; encoded by the coding sequence GTGACGATCCGCGTAGGCATCAACGGCTTTGGCCGCATCGGTCGTAACTACTTCCGCGCGCTGCTGGAGCAGGGTGCTGACATCGAGATCGTGGCTGTCAACGACCTGGGTGACACCGCGACCACCGCGCATCTGCTGAAGTACGACACGATTCTGGGCCGTCTCAAGGCCGAGGTCACGCACACCGCAGACACCATCACCGTTGACGGTCACACCATCAAGGTGCTGTCCGAGCGCAACCCGGCCGACATCCCCTGGGGTCAGCTGGGCGTCGACATCGTGATCGAGTCGACCGGCTTCTTCACGAAGAAGGCCGACGCCGAGAAGCACATCGCCGGCGGCGCCAAGAAGGTCCTCATCTCGGCTCCGGCCAAGGGCGAGGACATCACCATCGTGATGGGCGTCAACCAGGACAAGTACGACGCGGCCAAGCACAACGTCATCTCCAACGCCTCCTGCACCACCAACTGTGTGGCGCCGATGGCCAAGGTTCTCCTGGAGAACTTCGGCATCGTCAAGGGCATGATGACGACGGTCCACGCGTACACCAACGACCAGCGCATCCTGGACTACCCGCACTCGGACCTGCGCCGCGCCCGCGCCGCCGCCGAGAACATCATTCCGACCACCACGGGTGCCGCCAAGGCCACCGCGCTGGTCATCCCGGAGCTCGAGGGCAAGCTCGACGGCATCGCGATGCGCGTCCCGGTCCCCACCGGCTCCGTGACCGACCTGGTCGTCGAGCTGGAGCGCGAGGTCACCAAGGACGAGGTCAACGCCGCGTTCCAGAAGGCCGCCGAGGGCCAGCTCAAGGGCCTCCTCGACTACACCGAGGACCCGATCGTCTCCTCGGACATCGTCAACTGGCCGGCGTCCTGCACCTTCGACTCGTCCCTGACCATGGTCCAGGGCAAGAGCGTCAAGGTCATCGGCTGGTACGACAACGAGTGGGGCTACTCCAACCGCCTGGTCGACCTGACCGTCTTTGTCGGCAACCAGCTCTGA